A single window of Chloracidobacterium sp. DNA harbors:
- a CDS encoding cytochrome C: protein MASAKKIKIGLLTGFALLAMAWAVSGTYSTISTGTMAGELDQGPPQAAASADDFVGSETCKACHEDQFKSFAGTKHAKLAEVKSWKDKAQGCESCHGSGKLHVEGGGDKTKIITFKGKNSKQISETCLTCHSGAESHNNFRRGEHWRNDVGCTDCHSSHGTEFKNGHAASVTNIGETTLQNPGIANIAMLKRSEPQLCMGCHTETKSQFSKPFHHKVLEGIMKCTDCHNAHGGFESKQTKLSVGADSACIKCHGDKQGPFTFEHAPLKTEGCAACHTPHGSSNPKLLTRNSVRQLCIECHSSISDQGAPGVPSFHNQSTVRYLSCTVCHTTIHGSNSSNVFFK, encoded by the coding sequence ATGGCTTCAGCTAAAAAAATCAAGATCGGCCTACTTACAGGATTTGCATTACTTGCAATGGCGTGGGCGGTCTCAGGAACATATTCAACAATATCCACCGGCACGATGGCCGGTGAGCTCGATCAGGGCCCGCCACAGGCCGCTGCTTCAGCGGACGATTTCGTCGGTAGTGAGACTTGCAAGGCCTGTCACGAAGATCAATTCAAGAGCTTCGCGGGAACCAAGCACGCCAAACTTGCTGAAGTAAAAAGCTGGAAGGACAAAGCCCAAGGATGCGAATCCTGCCACGGTAGCGGAAAACTACACGTCGAGGGCGGCGGCGATAAGACAAAGATCATTACATTCAAGGGCAAGAATTCAAAACAAATATCGGAAACATGCCTGACTTGCCACTCAGGTGCCGAATCGCACAATAATTTTAGACGCGGCGAGCATTGGCGTAATGACGTTGGTTGCACCGACTGCCATTCGTCACACGGTACAGAATTTAAGAATGGCCACGCCGCTTCGGTCACGAACATCGGCGAAACCACATTGCAGAATCCCGGCATCGCCAATATCGCAATGTTAAAACGCAGTGAGCCCCAACTTTGTATGGGTTGCCACACTGAGACAAAATCACAGTTCTCCAAACCGTTTCATCATAAAGTTTTGGAAGGCATAATGAAGTGTACGGATTGCCACAATGCTCACGGCGGTTTCGAATCGAAACAGACCAAACTCTCCGTCGGAGCAGACTCAGCCTGCATCAAGTGCCACGGTGACAAGCAGGGCCCGTTCACCTTTGAACATGCCCCGCTCAAGACCGAAGGTTGTGCAGCCTGCCATACACCTCACGGCTCAAGCAATCCTAAGCTACTTACGCGAAATTCAGTTCGCCAGCTTTGCATTGAATGCCACAGTAGTATTTCGGACCAAGGAGCACCGGGTGTTCCGTCGTTCCACAATCAGTCGACCGTTCGGTATTTAAGCTGCACGGTTTGTCATACGACAATCCATGGATCAAATTCGAGCAACGTTTTCTTTA